In one Tripterygium wilfordii isolate XIE 37 chromosome 22, ASM1340144v1, whole genome shotgun sequence genomic region, the following are encoded:
- the LOC119992166 gene encoding TORTIFOLIA1-like protein 4 — MPLHTKPSTPPPSSTTDLRHRVLTSLNKLSDRDTLALATSELESIARTLRSDSFSPFLNCLHTIDSSSRSPVRTQCVNLLTVMITSHGNSLSPHLPKIVSTVQRRLRDSDSSVRSACVDACTAMSAQITSPPFSVISKPLIESLVVEQDLNSQVGAAMCLAAAIEVAPEPETEQLRKLLPRLGKLMRSQGFKAKAAVLGVIRSVVGVGGATSKGILDALVPCVVEFLSSEDWTARKAAAEALEKLAVAERELAKQYKAACMNALESRRFDKVKVVRETMNHTLELWKEIPGIEELQNGLPPSQSRSSSSANNAKVCSLSMSKRSDDGGLKTPPQKKTIPTNRSPPSDSFVTTAKRSSTPLSTSRSSNATAIRKLNHNKSSEWKIEITGPQSPSLTAACEDNFKRCEDRILEPVDNVNNENSTTQTKQVLFSSIRDDKMHKFGGLRSGSRVVPFNDNHCSDVVSNDMEEVYSDQKDAEDLSLIREQLVQIENQQSSLLDLLQRFIGSSRSGINSLETRVHGLEKALDEISYDLAVSHGRIPNPESSENICCKLPGAEFLSPKLWRRTGSRYSTSRYCSSGSMIKEASSEIYKLDGQSFHHRSREGFIMNPLADDRSNSSGNSAPHPNFISKGKITDVGTPQFLGILGLDGASSLTCTAP, encoded by the exons ATGCCTCTACACACGAAACCCTCAACTCCTCCACCTTCTTCAACCACCGATCTCAGGCACCGCGTCCTCACCAGCCTCAACAAGCTCTCCGACCGCGACACTCTCGCCTTGGCCACTTCAGAGCTTGAGTCTATTGCGCGCACTCTTCGTTCCGACTCCTTCTCTCCATTCCTCAACTGTCTTCACACCATTGATTCCTCCTCTAGGTCCCCCGTTCGTACGCAATGCGTGAATCTCCTCACCGTAATGATTACTTCTCATGGGAATTCACTTTCTCCTCACCTTCCTAAGATCGTCTCTACCGTCCAGCGACGATTAAGGGACTCCGATTCCTCCGTTCGATCAGCTTGCGTTGATGCCTGCACCGCTATGTCGGCTCAGATTACTTCGCCTCCGTTCTCGGTCATTTCGAAGCCGTTGATAGAGTCTCTTGTGGTCGAACAGGATTTGAACTCGCAGGTCGGTGCTGCAATGTGCTTGGCCGCAGCGATTGAGGTGGCGCCGGAGCCGGAGACGGAGCAGCTGAGGAAGTTGTTGCCGAGGTTGGGGAAGCTGATGAGGAGTCAGGGGTTTAAGGCGAAGGCGGCGGTTTTGGGGGTTATAAGGAGTGTTGTTGGGGTTGGGGGAGCGACGAGTAAGGGTATATTGGATGCGTTGGTGCCGTGTGTAGTGGAGTTTTTGAGCAGCGAGGATTGGACCGCGAGGAAGGCAGCTGCGGAGGCGTTGGAGAAACTGGCGGTGGCAGAAAGGGAATTGGCAAAGCAGTATAAGGCGGCGTGTATGAATGCTCTGGAGAGTAGAAGGTTTGATAAG GTAAAGGTTGTGCGGGAGACCATGAATCACACTTTGGAACTGTGGAAGGAGATTCCTGGTATTGAGGAGCTGCAGAATGGTTTGCCTCCATCTCAATCCAGATCTTCTTCTTCAGCAA ATAATGCAAAAGTATGCTCCCTTTCCATGTCCAAACGTTCTGATGATGGTGGTCTCAAAACACCACCGCAGAAGAAAACTATCCCCACAAACAGGTCCCCTCCGTCTGACTCATTTGTGACCACTGCTAAGAGAAGTAGTACTCCATTGAGTACTAGCAGAAGTTCAAACGCAACCGCAATCCGTAAGCTGAATCATAACAAATCCTCTGAATGGAAAATTGAAATTACTGGACCCCAGTCACCATCTTTAACAGCAGCTTGTGAAGACAATTTCAAAAGATGTGAAGACAGAATTCTGGAGCCTGTAGACAATGTGAACAATGAGAATTCTACCACACAAACAAAACAAGTACTTTTTAGTAGTATCCGTGATGACAAGATGCATAAATTCGGTGGTTTGAGATCTGGGTCTCGGGTGGTTCCCTTTAATGATAACCATTGTTCAGATGTGGTCAGCAATGATATGGAAGAAGTTTACTCGGACCAAAAAGATGCTGAGGATCTTTCTTTGATCCGGGAACAGCTTGTTCAGATTGAAAACCAGCAATCCAGTCTATTGGATCTTCTGCAG AGATTCATTGGCAGTTCTCGGAGTGGGATCAATTCTCTTGAGACCCGTGTTCATGGCCTGGAGAAGGCATTGGATGAAATATCATATGACTTGGCAGTATCACATGGAAGAATTCCCAACCCTGAGTCTTCAGAGAACATCTGTTGCAAGCTTCCTGGTGCAGAATTCTTGAGTCCCAAGTTATGGAGGAGGACGGGAAGTCGATATTCCACTTCTAGATACTGTTCTTCTGGCAGCATGATTAAAGAAGCCAGCTCTGAAATATACAAGCTTGATGGCCAAAGTTTTCATCACAGAAGTAGGGAGGGATTTATCATGAACCCATTGGCAGATGATCGCAGCAACTCCAGTGGAAATTCAGCTCCCCATccaaattttatatcaaaaggAAAAATCACTGATGTTGGTACACCACAATTCCTTGGTATCCTTGGGCTTGATGGAGCTTCATCACTTACTTGTACAGCACCATAG
- the LOC119991803 gene encoding glycosyltransferase family 92 protein RCOM_0530710-like: MESEQQRRKRKRFYRSYAYTKLLSLRSLLLSSTTFVFLFFICSHRFTFHTASFHPAVRVSSSLSLSLSRLVLDSSSINTNIQLPIRVEDRVVFTDHLLLIVSDKIIDQSLVLECLYYSNDSVNRQVISQRAFSFDEFQEHKSIVRCPLPRTNYSSLVTLKRTGDVADADWSRQMVKNQSVLYWDRLAYVAALDGNSVLVFVKGLNLRPHRESNPSQLLCKFGFGSLEKDQGFVFTAKAIKAAQEVVRCLLPRSIRNNADKAQEVRVTVVHANDAVPVPSMARIHDLKSSKIIQGQKYELCACTMLWNQAFALREWIMYHAWLGVDRWFIYDNNSDDGIEEVIDELELKNYNVSRHVWPWIKSQEAGFSHCALRARSECKWVGFFDVDEFFFFPPQGGRQVVSSQNGLRSLIANYSSSSNTIAEIRTDCHSFGPSGLSSHPLQGVTAGYTCRLQSSERHKSIVRPEALDLSLLNIVHHFKLRVGFRYLNVPETTAVINHYKYQAWETFKAKFYRRVSSYVVDWQEDQNKGSKDRAPGLGTEAVEPPDWGRRFCEVWDTGLRDFVLANFADAATGFLPWERSLR; the protein is encoded by the coding sequence ATGGAGTCTGAGCAGCAGCGGCGCAAGCGAAAGCGCTTCTACAGGTCCTATGCTTACACGAAGTTATTGTCTCTGAGGTCTCTGCTGCTCTCTTCCACCACCTTTGTGTTTCTATTCTTCATATGCTCCCATCGGTTTACGTTTCATACGGCGTCGTTTCACCCTGCGGTCCGTGTATCGTCGTCTCTGTCACTCTCGTTGAGCCGCCTAGTTCTAGATTCTTCTAGTATTAATACTAATATACAGCTGCCTATAAGAGTGGAGGACCGGGTCGTGTTCACGGATCATTTGTTATTAATAGTTTCTGATAAAATCATCGATCAGAGCTTAGTTTTGGAATGTTTGTACTACTCGAACGATTCGGTAAATCGACAGGTTATCTCGCAACGCGCCTTCTCTTTCGATGAATTTCAGGAGCATAAGTCAATCGTGAGATGTCCTCTGCCGCGGACGAATTACTCTTCTCTGGTGACTTTGAAGAGGACTGGCGACGTGGCTGATGCTGATTGGTCAAGGCAGATGGTGAAGAACCAGTCGGTTCTTTATTGGGATAGATTGGCGTATGTGGCGGCCTTAGATGGAAATTCTGTACTCGTCTTTGTCAAAGGATTAAACCTTCGGCCACATAGAGAATCCAATCCATCGCAGCTTCTCTGCAAATTTGGTTTTGGGAGTTTGGAGAAAGACCAAGGATTTGTGTTTACTGCCAAGGCAATTAAGGCTGCACAGGAGGTGGTGCGGTGTCTGTTGCCTCGCAGTATCCGAAACAATGCTGATAAAGCTCAGGAGGTTCGGGTCACAGTAGTTCACGCCAACGATGCTGTGCCTGTACCGTCCATGGCTAGAATTCATGATTTGAAGTCCTCGAAGATAATTCAGGGGCAAAAGTATGAACTCTGTGCGTGCACCATGCTTTGGAACCAAGCCTTTGCACTTAGGGAATGGATTATGTACCATGCCTGGCTTGGTGTTGACAGATGGTTTATCTATGATAACAATAGCGATGATGGGATTGAAGAGGTGATCGATGAGCTTGAATTGAAGAATTATAACGTTAGTAGGCATGTATGGCCGTGGATTAAATCCCAAGAAGCAGGTTTTTCGCACTgtgctttgagagcaagaagtGAATGCAAGTGGGTTGGATTCTTTGATGTTGAtgaatttttcttcttccctcCTCAAGGTGGAAGACAAGTGGTTTCAAGTCAAAATGGTTTGCGATCATTGATTGCGAATTACTCTTCATCATCAAATACAATTGCTGAGATAAGAACAGATTGCCATAGCTTTGGACCATCTGGGTTGAGCTCTCACCCCCTTCAAGGTGTCACCGCAGGGTACACTTGCCGGTTACAAAGCTCTGAGCGACACAAATCTATTGTTCGTCCAGAAGCACTTGATCTTTCTCTTCTTAACATAGTGCACCACTTTAAGCTCAGGGTGGGATTCAGGTATTTGAATGTACCTGAAACAACTGCTGTCATAAACCACTACAAATACCAGGCATGGGAGACCTTTAAAGCCAAGTTTTACAGAAGGGTTTCTAGTTATGTTGTTGACTGGCAAGAGGATCAAAATAAAGGTTCAAAAGATAGGGCACCTGGGTTGGGAACTGAGGCTGTTGAACCTCCAGATTGGGGGAGAAGGTTCTGTGAAGTGTGGGACACTGGCCTTAGAGACTTTGTTTTGGCCAACTTTGCTGATGCAGCAACTGGGTTCTTGCCCTGGGAGAGGTCTTTAAGGTAA
- the LOC119992237 gene encoding uncharacterized protein LOC119992237, with amino-acid sequence MGSCSSSYWVFKVLLVGFCWLLLVGLMMQSNSGRGSTSGSSSSRRALLMGRTSPRQHKEVVMGNKEKQKKELVYNPELNLNYMMSKRRVPNGPDPIHNRNRPPGRA; translated from the exons ATGGGTAGTTGCAGTTCTAGTTATTGGGTTTTCAAGGTATTATTAGTGGGATTTTGTTGGCTTCTCTTGGTTGGATTGATGATGCAAAGTAATAGTGGAAGAGGAAGCACAAGCGGCAGCAGTAGTAGCAGAAGAGCACTATTAATGGGTCGAACAAGTCCGAGGCAACATAAGGAGGTGGTGATGGGGAATAAAGAGAAGCAGAAGAAGGAGCTTGTTTATAATCCAGAGTTGAATCTCAATTATATGATGAGCAAAAGAAGAGTTCCCAATGGACCTGACCCCATTCATAACAG AAACCGACCGCCGGGACGAGCATAG